AGAACACGGCGGGGCTGCTTTTGTATCCGCAGCTCGGGTTTGTGCCGTTTGGGGTTGAGGAGCGGGTGTCGCAGGATGGGCGCCGTGTCGCGCTGATACACATGCGAAAGACAAGCAAGTAGGACGATGGCGGCAGGTCTGAGGAGAAAATCAACTTCGCATTCGTTCCGTGTCTTGTTTACGGAACGAGCCGAAAAGGCGAGTGAGGTCACGTATGATGGGCCTTTTCCGTTGACCGCCACCCAAGGATCCACCCGATGTCTTTAAGCAAACGCGATCAGGCACACATCGAACGTCGCCTGGTCGCCACTCTGACCGAGGCGTGCGAAACAGCCAAGGCGGAAATAGTCGGGTTTTGCTGGTTGACCCACGAAATCGATTACGACGCCTTTCCATCCAGCCTGCGAGTGATCTGGGTCTTCGATACGCAGGCCCATAAGGATCAGGCGCTGGCGAGCGGGCAGGGCGAGCGCATGGTCGAACTGACGGCCGTAGCATTAAATGAAGCGGACGTTCTCGTCAGCCCGGTCGAGGCCCATGTGCAGTTTGATTCTGAAGAGCAATGTCAGCGCGCCAATGGCGGCAACTGGCAGAAACGCCTGGCGCCCAAGCGCTCGACGCGAGGTTGAGCCGTGGCCAAGGATATCGAAAATCCGTGTATTTCCGTTTGCCAGCTCAGTGGTGAACTGTGTGTCAGTTGTGGTCGCACCAAGGACGACATCAGAAAGTGGAAACGCATGAAGCGCCCGGAAAAAATGGCGGCGGCGCAGCGGGCGAGTGTGCGGTTGAAGGGGCTTCAGAAAAGGAAGGGTTGAGGGTTCCTCAGGGCCGCGCACAAACCTCTCGAACACATTCACGCAGCCACCGATGCGCCGAATCGGCATCCATCCGCGGATGCCACAGCATCGAAATGGTGATCGGCGGCAGCTCGAACGGCAGATCGAAACTGTGCAGGCCGGTGCGCAGGTTTTGGGTATGTCGGGCAGGCACGGTGGCGATCAGGTCCGAGGCGCGAGCCAGCGCCAGGGCGGCCGAGAAACCGCCGACGACGGTGATGATTTCCCGCTGCAGTCCCAGCGCTTCCAAC
The Pseudomonas sp. GR 6-02 genome window above contains:
- a CDS encoding DUF1289 domain-containing protein: MAKDIENPCISVCQLSGELCVSCGRTKDDIRKWKRMKRPEKMAAAQRASVRLKGLQKRKG